From the genome of Rhizobium sp. 9140:
CCTTTCCGAGCAGTTCGAAGACCTGTTCCAAGCGTTCGATCTGGCCCTGGGTCTCGTCGCGGTGCTGCAGGAAGCCTGCCTTTCCTTCTTCCGAATTGGCGGCGCGGGCCATCTTCGGAAGGGCCTTCAAGATCTGCTTCTCTGCGAAGTAGATATCTTTGAGAGTGTCGAGGAAGAGGTCGTCCAGTGTCTTGGTGGCTGCCATATCATTTCTCCGTTGTTAATGAGGATCAGGTCTAAGAGTTTGGTTCAGTCAAGCAGGTCTGCGGGGACCTTCCCTCCGTTTTCCGACAGCTTCTTCATGAGAGCCTTGTGAAGAAAATTGTTCATTTTCGCGCTGCCATCGGCGTCGCCGGTGTAGCCTAGTTCCTGCGCCAACTCCTTGCGCTCCTCAAGGCTGGCGTCCATGCCGAGAGCCTTCATCAGGTCAACAATTGAGCGCCGCCAGTCGAGCTTTTGGCCAGACTTCTTCGCCGCTTCGTCGAGGATCGATTCGACGTCGACCGGAGTCCGGGAGTTTCCGCTGTAGCCAGCGCCTCCTTCTATCTGCGGAACAGGGTTTGCAGTCTGTGCTGCGGACGTTTGGGGAGTGTTGACGGCCGGGGTGGCAGCCCCTGATTGGGCGGGCGGTTGAGAGGCAGGCATTGCTGAAGATGCCGGTGCCGTGGAGCCCATGCTTGACCCTTGCGAGGAAGGAGCAGCATTTGCTTCGCCAAAAATTGCGTCCTTGATGCGGTCGAAGATGCTCATTCATTTCCCCTGCTGTGACTTGGTCAGGGCGCTCGATCCGCTCCGGAGCTGCAGCACGCGTATGTACCCGGCCGTCGCGAAAAATTGATGTGCTGTCGCCCCGCCGATTAACGCGGTGGACAGATCGCGGTTCCGTCTGCCTCAGGCTCGGGAGCAAAATTCCTTCGCGGCGGTCTCCAAGCGCAAGGCTCCCCGGTTCAACGAGCGCGTGGACAGCCGCGATGCTACTTAGTGCACGTTGGTTGGCTTGTTTCTTTACAGGCAGTGTCTCTAAGCGAATGGCTCGATCAAGCCAGTGACGACGATGCGTGCCTCAAGCAGATAAAGTTTCCCGCGGCCATACATCTGACGCTTTACGAGCTTGAGCTTGGTGATCTGGCCTTCAGTCTGGCCGTTCGACCACTGGGAGGTTATGGCATTCTGGATTGCCGCTCGGTCTCGGATAACACCATTTGCGAATGATGCGACCACCCGCGTAAGGCGCGTTCGTCGTAGCCCCCAAACAGGCATGCCAACAGGATGATAGCGAATGCGAGCCAGGCGCATCGCTGGGCGAGCCAGAACCGGCGCTAAAACGGGCCATGATCTTCGACACCTTCCGGTAGCGGTATCGGCTTAGGCGTTCGTTTCATGGGACGATCCCTCTGTGGGTTCGGCATAGTGGTAAGCCGGCCCTACTCGACAAATTCGACCATGACGCCCGGCTTGACCATGCCGGCCAGTTCCTCGACGTCCCAGTTGGCCAGCCGAACACATCCATGCGATCCGACCTTCCCGATCAGCTCCGGTACTGGCGTGCCGTGAATGCCGTAGGTAGGCTCTGTCAGGTCGATCCAGACTGTCCCGACAGGACCATTCGGCCCGCTCGGCAGTTCAAGGATCTTCTTGTTGTTGCCCTGCTGGAAATTGATCTTCGGATTGTAGGTGTACGTCGGCATTCGCGACACGCCCTTAACCTTGTGAGTACCGGTTGGTGAGGGACTGTCCTCACTGCCAATTGTCGCTGGATAGACCGCGAGCAGCGAGCTGTCTTCGGCAAAAGCGAAAACCTGCGCCAGTGTGCGATGAACCTCGATCCGCTTGACCGATCCGGTCCTGGCAGCGCCGGGAATGGCGACAGCGATCGTTTCGCCCGGCTTGAAGGCCGCCGTCGGATCGAGGGCCTTGATCAGCGCGATATGCATGTGGAAACGTTCGGCCAGCTTCTCGGCAATGCTGGTATAGCCGAGATGCTCCATGATCGCCTGCTCGGCATAGTCTTTTGGAATGCTCTCGACGATATCCTCTCCGTCTTCTTGCGTGATGGCATAGGCCTGGATGGCCGGGGCATCATCGGTCAAACGGCCCAGTACGTCGGGATCGAGCTTCCCATCCACTGGCAGACCCTGAAGCATCTCGAAACCGGCAATCGCTTTCGTCAGGTTGTCGCCTAAATAACCGTCGATGACGCCCGGCGATGAACCAGCCCGGTCGAGCAGGACCTGCAGATGCACGATGGCGGGATTGGGCTCGGTCTGTTTTTCCGCCGGCGCCTCGATCGGAAGGGACGCGATCGCCGTGGTATTGACGGTTTGTGCGTCGATCGGCGCTGCAAAGGCTGGGGAACAGAGCGTTAGAGCGGCGGTCAGTGAAAAGTGCCGAAAGGCATTCTGCATGGAGGCTACCGATAAATTAGGGAGAGACTCTCCACCCGGTGGATGGAGAGGATTCATTGGAGAAAGATCAAGCAAGGAAGAAGGCCGCCGTTTCCGGCGGCCTTCTTCTTGTTAAATCGTGCGGCGAGTGGTGGTTTCCGCCAGAAGCAACGCCTTCTTCGTGCCGTAGGAACCGCCGAACCAGGCCGCCACAGCCCCGAGCAGGAGGGCGAAGAAGCCCAGGATCGCGCCGGCCGACACTGCCTTGGTGGCCGTCTGCGCCGCCTCGAGCGCCTGCTGCTTGGCCGCAGCAACATTGTCGCGATAGGTCTTCTCGTACTGCTCGACCTGGGTGCGGGCCTGATCGACCGGGATGTTCTGTGCCTTGGCGATCGCATCAGCGGCGCGATTGCGGGCATCTGCGGCCTTTGCCTGGTCACCGGTCACCGCGGCCTGGACCGCCGAAACGGCTGCATCACGCAGGGCTGCCGGATCGTTGCCGCCAGACGCGTCACGGATCTGTTGCTCGATCCCGGCCATCGGGTTTGCAGAAGTCGCAAGGGCAGGGGCCGCCGACGTGGCAGCGGTCGCGGCCGTCTGGCCGACACCGCCGACAATGCTCGACAGACCGCTGAACGCGCCGCCGATGAGGGCACCGACCGACGTGGTCAGCAGGTAGAGGATGACAAGAGTGGTGACAGCCCAGGTGGTTACGCCCTGATACCCGCCGGTCGAGCGGCTCGGACGTCCGGAAAGGCGGCTGGCGGCATAACCGCCGACGAAGGAAGCAATAATGCCGGCCACAACGAACCACGCGCCACCGGCCATGGAAAAGGTGCTTGCATTCGGGTTATCATAGGTTGCGGGATCGATCACGGCGGCGCCGATGCCCACTCCCAGAAGATTGAGGAGGAACTGGACGGCAAGCGCCAGGACGACCCCGGCGAAGATCGCGCCCCAAGACACCTTGTGCAATGTGGCTGTAAGGGAGGGGTCGACATAAGCCGCTTCGCGCGACACGTGGACGGAGACAGGTTCGGTCATGGTGCATCCTTTTCATCACGGGAACGTGAGTGCCACACTAACGCCGCAATTGAAGATCGGTTCCCGTGTCACAAGAGAAAAAAAAGACCGGCGATGGGATCGCCGGCCTCGAACTGCAGCTTCATCAAACGAAGAGCCTTCCATTAGTCCTTGCGGACAATACGGTCGGATCGTTCATCTTCGACTTCCACCTCCGTGCGGCGGACGCTGTCGCTGATGGTCTCCTCGCGCTGTTCGGCCGTTTTGCGCAGAGCAATCTCTTCGACAACGCGCGCATCCTTCGAGACGATCGCCTCCTCATGATGCTCCTCGGCCTCGATCGTACGGTCGACGAAGGCGTTCTCCGTTTCGGTTACCGGACGGTCGACCGTGCGGCGCTCGATGCTGACGTTCTCGTCGCGCAGCGATACCTGTTCACTGACAGGATTTTCGACCACGTAAGAACGGACACGCACGCGGCCATGGTTGAGGTCGCGCTTGGCGACGCGAAGCTTTTCCTCGACCACCGGGATAACCTCTTCACGGCCGGCGTCCAGAGCTGCCGTTCCGGTTGCGCTGGCACGATTGGCGGAGGCGCCATACGAACTCACGGTCTCCTGCTGGTTCCAGCCTTCCGAGCGCCAGCTCTCGGCGCGCTGATCGAGATCGATGCTGCCCTCGTCATCGAGGATATCGATAACCTTGTCATAAGAGGCGGCGGTGACGTTGCTGACCGTCACAAGATAGCCACCGCGGCGAAGACCTTCGGAATAGACGGCGCGGTCCTCGTCGGGAAAGAAGAAGTCTTCCAGCTTCTCCCAGAAGCCCTTGTGCTCGGAGGCAACTTCAGTCGAGGTTGTAGACTCCTTGCCGGCGACGACGCGAATGCCGTCGCGGGCAATCCCGTCTTTGACAAGGCGTTCGACGGCAGCATCCGCATCGCTGCGGTTTTCGAAGAAGGCCGTCACCGTGTTCGATGACGAGGCGCCGTATGACGATGTGGTTTCGCTGTCGATCATGAGTTTCTCCTTTTCTCGGATTGATAATTAGCTCAGGGCTCGTCGCGCTCGATGCTGGCACGTTGCTTGCGCAGTTCGACCGGAATGGAAACGTCCTCGGTGGTGGCGACGCGGCGGATATGGATCTCTTCGACCAGCATCAGACGCTTCTCGACAACGAGAACCTCCTCCATCACAGGTACAATGGTCACGTCACCGTCCGTGCGAACACCCGGCGCTTCTGAGACTTCACGTCCGATTGCCACACGCGTCACCTCGACATTCTCGCTGTCGAGGCGTGCTTCCGCTGCTTCTGTGACAAACTCGGTTTTGGTGCTCACGCGAACGCGGCCGTCGCTCACGGCGCGCTTGTCGATGACAAGCTGTTCTTCGATCAGCGATAGTTTCTTGTCAGGCTCGGCCATGCGGGTTCCAGATCGTTTGTGACCAGCATTGAACGAGCGAAGTCCAACCTTGTTCCTACCAGTTAGTAAGATCTCGAAGGTGAACGGCGTGGTCGGCGGTCCAAATCCTTTCAAGGCGTAGACGACCGCTATCGCACAGAGAAAGGCCACGGCAACAATCCCATCCGGCCAGAACATCAACTATCAAGACGACGAGGGTTGCGGGAAGATGCGGGGGCGCCGGTGGATCCGGCGCCCTTTTTGCTTTACGACAGGTGATGCGGCTTGGTGAGGCCGTAGCCGCAATGCGTTGCTGGGAAGAGAGACACCAGAACACGTTGCCGCTCTGGAAGACCTCCTGCGCGTTACCGGGGGACTTGTAGCAGCTTCGGAAGCGGTTGCCGCAGCCACATGGGAATACCGATACGTGCCAATGAATTTGCGTATACAAGCCGGCGGGCTTGGAGATGCGGGGAACTCGATGAGTATCATTTCCCGCAACTATGGCATCCTTATGCAGTCTATCGAGCAAATGCTGGATCTGTTCCGTGAAGCTGTAGAGGGAATGACAGATGCCATTACTTTCGGTGCCTTCCGTGACTGTGCTGCACAAATCCAGAAAGAGATGGCTGAGGTTTTCTCGCAGGAGCGGGCTGGCGACGCTATTGTAGCGGAGATCAGCCGGCTACAAGAGCTAAGAGATCGTCAGTTAAACGATGCGGCATCAAGGTTAGGTGTCATTCAGGACTGCGCTCAACGGTTCTTTGCTGCCAAGGACGACATGGACCACCTGACCTCCGGCCTAGCCGCGATCAAAGTGATGGGAAAGGTGGAGGGCGCCAGAATCTCTGATGGACAGTTTGGGGCGCTGATCAATGACCTGGAATGTTATCAGCAGGCTATGTCCCGAGGCTTGGCTGAAATAGGACAAGTCAACAACTTCGTCAGGATCCAAATCAGGTATTTGCAGCCTAATACACTAGCACCGATGCATGTGTCATTGTCCTGACTGTGCGTACAGTTTCTCGGCGCATGGCACATCCACAATATAGGCGTCATCTCGCGTTTTTCCTTAAGAGCATTAGGGTCCATGATGGATGAAGTCGCATTTGGTTCCATAATTAGACGCCTTGCTGGGGCGATGTCGCCCTCGACTAGGAGGATGCGACTTCTCTAAGCGCACGATACACGCTCGCCCGGCCTATGCTCAGCCTCTTTGCAATATCTGTTGGCCCGATTCCTTCGGATCTAAGACGGCAGATCTCGGCAACATCGACGTGGGGCTTCCTTCCTTTATAGACCCCTCTGTGCTTGGCAGCAGCGATGCCTTCCATCTGTCGCTCTCTGCGAAGGTTCGTCTCGAACTCAGCAAACACGCCGAGCATATCAAGGAAAGCTTTGCCGGCCGCTGAGCTGGTGTCGATCGGCTGTTCGGTCGCTTTTAGCGTCACCCCTTTTTGCTTGAGCAGCCGTACGATGTCCTGCAGATCCCCAACTGACCGCGCTAACCGATCGACCCGCGTCACGACCAGGCTGTCTCCGTCGCGCATGAATTCCAGGAGCGTATTGAGCTCCTTCCGATCCTGTTTGGTCGATCCAGATTTCTTTTCCGCCCGGATGACCGTGCACCCGGCCTCCTTCAGAGCCGCCTCTTGAATAGCAAGATCCTGATCGATCGTGCTGACCCGCGCATACCCGTAAACAGCCATGAAACGTCTCAATAGGTTCTAGACCTTCAATGAGTAGCGTCTCATAAAAGCAAAATCAACCCAAATGATACACTGATTGGCGTCTCACCGAGGTTGTCTCAAGAGGTATACCTAACCGGGAGTGGACGGCTTCGCGCCAACACCGGACATCAGTGTCCCCAGAGTCTATAGCTTGCGACGGTGCAGGCGCTCTAATTCATCCTTGACCTTCCCACGTTGGAAGCACCAGCATCGGCAGCCTGGCAATCGATGCCAAGCGACCACCGACCATAATGGCACCCGAACATTGATAAAGATCAAGGTGCGTAATGGGAGGCGTGGCATGGTGAGATGACGGAGGATCGACAATGCGCACGTTAGCACAGAGAGCGTTGGTATGGAGGCTGCTCGCGGCACTCCTTGCTGTTGCTCTCATGTTCAGTGCGCCGGTTACGCATGCGGCTCCCCAGACCTGCCTGGACGGACACCACCAGATGGTGGACGATGATCCGGGCGACGAGAATTCCAAGGCCCAGCATTCTCCCAAACAGAACTGTTGCAGCGTCATCTGCGTCTTCTGCCTCGCAGTCGTTGCACAACCAGCAGGATCGGCGCACTCGGTCCTGCTTCTGGCTAGGGTCTTGGATGTCGCTGACGATGTCGCAGGCCACGACCCGTCTCCTGGCTTCGAACCCCCTCGATCCATTGGTTGATGAACTGCTCGCCGCTGGCGGGCCATTCCCACCATTGGGCCGATCACGGCCAAGAAGATCGAGAGAACGTCATGTTTCGTCGTCAATTTCTGAAGACGCTCGCCGTCAGTGCGGCAGCTATTTCACCCCTTGCACAGAAGTCCTGGGCGCTCACGAGCACAGGATTGCAGTCACCCATCGAACTCGCAGTCACCAAGCGCTCCATTGAAGTGAATGGCCGATCCGCCAGCGTCTTCGGTCTTGTTCAGGGCAGTGGACGGAGCGGCCTCGTCCTGGATGCGGAAGACGGCTTCAATGTCATCCTGTCCAACACCACGGATGAAGCGACGCTCATTCACTGGCATGGGCTTACCCCTCCATGGGAGCTGGACGGTGTCCCCGACAATCCGGCAGCGCTCCTCACTGCAGGAGAGAAACGGCACTACCAGTTCGATCTCGCAGGCGGCGGCACCCACTGGATGCACGCCCATACACTACAGGAACAAAGCCTGTTGGCGGCACCGCTGATCGTGCGGACGGCGGAGGACCGCGCTCGTGACGAGCAGGACGTCGTCATCCTTCTTCACGACTTCTCTTTCAAGTCGCCGGAGGAATTGCTGGCGGAACTGCAGCAAGGTTCCGCAATGGGCGGCGGACACGGTGGCGGCTCGATGCCGATGGATCACGGGAGCATGATGTCCAACATGGCGCAAATGCACGGCGGCGGCATGCCCATGGGTGGCATGGCGATGGGCGGCATGGGCATGGGCGGCATGGGCATGATGGACCTGAACGACATCGAGTATGATGCGTACCTCGCCAATGACCGCACGCTGGACGATCCGGAGATCGTGCAGGTCGAGAAGGGTGGCCGCGTTCGGCTACGCATCATCAATGGTGCAACGGCGACCGCCTTCACCATCGACACGGGAACCGTCGTGGGAAGTCTGGCCGCCGTCGATGGCATGGCCATCGAGCCCGTCACCGGCACCCGCTTCCCGATCAGCATGGGCCAGCGGTTGGATATCGTACTGCAACTCCCGCTGGGCACCGCGTCACTTCCGATCCTTGCCTTACGCGAAGGCTCCGAGGAGCAGACAGGCGTCATCCTCGCAACGGCGGACGCGACCATTTCGAAGGTTGCCACAAAAGCTTCTTCCGCCGGACCGGTCCTCGACCTTTCACTGGAGGCGATCCTCAAAGCGACGTCACCTCTGGACGAACGGCCCGCAACGAAGACCTATCCTCTGATCCTCTCCGGCAGCATGACCGGCTACTCATGGGGGATCAGCGGCGATGCGATGGCCGTCAATCCTGATGACAGGGTCCGCCTTGTCAACGGCGGAGTAAAATCCTGCCACGCGGCGGCGCAAAAGTCGGCCACTTGTGGCGCGCGCATGAGACCGCCGGGAGGGCTTAGGCCCGAGCGGGGGTCTCATGCGCGCGTTGCGATTTTCGAAGGGCGTCAGCCGGCCTTTCGGGCGCGGCTTTGGGCGAGACGATAGCTGTCGCCGTTCATCTCGAGGATGCTGACGTGATGGGTGATGCGGTCGAGCAAAGCGCCGGTCAGGCGCTCGGACCCCAAGGTTTCCGTCCATTCGTCAAAAGGAAGGTTGCTGGTGATCAGGGTCGCGCCTCGCTCGTATCGTTGCGAGATCAGCTCGAACAGCAATTCCGCGCCGGTCTTTGACAGCGGCACGAAGCCCAGTTCATCGATGATCAACAGCTGGTAGGCGGCCATCTGCTTCTGGAACCGGATGAGACGCCGCTCGTCGCGCGCCTCCATCATCTCGCTGACCAGTGCGGCCGCTGTCGTGAACCCAACGGACAGGCCCTTCTGGCAGGCGGCCAGGCCGAGGCCGAGCGCCACATGGGTCTTGCCCGTGCCGCTGGGGCCGAGAGCGATAACGTTCTCCCTGCGCTCGATCCATTCGCAGCGCGCCAGTTCCAGCACCTGCATCCTGTTCAGCTTTGGGATGGCGGCGAAGTCGAAACTGTCGAGGCTTTTGACGACCGGGAACCTGGCCGCCTTGATGCGACGCTCGACCTTGCGACGGTCCCGTTCGATCATCTCCCGCTCGGCAAGCCGGGTGAGGTATCCGACATGATCGACGCCTTCGGTGGCGCACAGCCGGGCCAGCTTCTGGTACTCGCGCTGGAAACTCGGCAGCTTCAGGGTTTTGAGATAATGGGTGAGAAGGATCTCGGGTGCTTGGGTGTTCATGCGACTTCTCCCGCATCCGACGACAGGAGACGCATATACGCCTTCGCCGATGTCGTCTCGACCGTCGCCCTCGGCAAATACGGGTAGATGGACAGGTCCAGTCTGGGCGGCCGGCGTTCCACCCGGCACAGGATCAGATGCTTGACGGCGTCAAAGCCAATGGCGCCAAGCTGGATCGCCTGCTTCACCGCCGCATGCAGATCGGCGAGTTCGAAGCTCTCCAGCAGGCGGAGGACCTGCACGTACTCACGCCGGCCGTGTTTGGCCATGCGGCCTTCCATCAACCGGCGCAGCGTAGCGAACTCTTGCGGCAAGTCCCAGCCCTGGAGGGGCGCTGCCTGATCCAGCGAATTGATCTTCTGCTCGATCAGCGGCAGGTAATGGACAGGATCGAAGACGACGTCTTCCCGTTCCCAGCACCGAGGATGGCGGGCGATGATCTCGCCACGGCCACCAATGACCACTTCGTTGACATAGCCGCGCACCCACACATCCTGATGGCCATAGGCGACCGGGACGGAATAGTCGTTGGTCTTGTAGCGCACCAGCGACTGCGCCGTCACCTTGGCACTTGCCTGGTCGCAGGCATCAAATGGCGAGGCTGGCAAGGCGCGCATGGCAGCCAGATCGCGCCGCAAGCGCTCGCCGATCGTCTCGCTCTCGCCGCGCAGCCTGTCGCGCTGGCGCTTCCGGCACTGCTCCTCCAGAAAGGTGTTGAACGCCTCCCATGTCGCAAACTGCGGGATCGGTACCATGAAGTTGCGCCGGGCATAGCCGACGAGACCCTCGACGTTCCCCTTGTCGTTGCCCTTGCCGGGACGGCCATAGCGATCCCGGATAAGGTAGTGGGACAGGAAGCCGCTGAACAACGTCGCGCGCTTGCGGGTGCCGTCAGGCAAAATCTTCGCCACCAGGCAACGGTCGTTGTCGTAGACGATCGATTGCGGCACGGCGCCGAAGAAAGCGAACGCATGGACATGGCCATCGACCCAGGCCTCGGCCACTGCCGCCGGATAGGCCCGCACGTAGCAGCCGTCGCTGTGCGGAAGGTCGAGCACGAAGAAATGCGCCTTCTGCTCGACACCGCCGATGACCACCATCGCCTCACCGAAATCGGCCTGCGCATGGCCGGGCGGATGCGACAGCGGCACGAACACTTCCTGGCGGCGCTGATCCCGCTCGCGCATGTAATCCTTGATGATCGTATAGCCGCCAGTGAACCCGCATTCGTCTCGAAGCCGGTCAAACACCCGCTTGGCCGTATGGCGCTGCTTGCGCGGCACTTGTCTGTCTTCGTCCAGCCAGTGATCGATCGTCGAGACAAACGCATCCAGCTTGGGCCGCCGGATCGGTGATTGTCGCTGATAGCCAGGTGGCGTCGAATAGGACAGCATCTTGGAAACGCTGTCGCGCGATATGTTGAAATGCTTTGCAGCCTGACGCCGGCTCATGCCTTCCGAGCAAGCCAGTCGAACCTTCAGATATAATTCCACGGTATAGATCCCCAGGCCCTCCTGCGCTCATTGCAGAAGAGAAATAGGTGGCCGACTTTTACGCCGCCCGAAGCGGGACAATCCCGCCGCTACCGTGGTCTAATTTTGCACCGCCGCTCTCAAGTGCCCAAAACTGAGCGGCATAGGCCATGTCCGCTTTGGGCCGATGGCAGTCATTGATGCTGCCAAAGCGCCGTCAAGGTTGCCTCTGAAAAGCCGGGCACGGCTAGAACGAAATTGCTGGATAGGTACTGATCCACCCCGCCGAACTCAGGCAACTGACGTAGCTCCTGGTCATTGATCGCGGCACGAAGTCCTTCGAAGATCTTCAGGGAGTCCA
Proteins encoded in this window:
- a CDS encoding DUF3597 domain-containing protein, with the translated sequence MSIFDRIKDAIFGEANAAPSSQGSSMGSTAPASSAMPASQPPAQSGAATPAVNTPQTSAAQTANPVPQIEGGAGYSGNSRTPVDVESILDEAAKKSGQKLDWRRSIVDLMKALGMDASLEERKELAQELGYTGDADGSAKMNNFLHKALMKKLSENGGKVPADLLD
- a CDS encoding PhnA-like protein, which translates into the protein MTEPVSVHVSREAAYVDPSLTATLHKVSWGAIFAGVVLALAVQFLLNLLGVGIGAAVIDPATYDNPNASTFSMAGGAWFVVAGIIASFVGGYAASRLSGRPSRSTGGYQGVTTWAVTTLVILYLLTTSVGALIGGAFSGLSSIVGGVGQTAATAATSAAPALATSANPMAGIEQQIRDASGGNDPAALRDAAVSAVQAAVTGDQAKAADARNRAADAIAKAQNIPVDQARTQVEQYEKTYRDNVAAAKQQALEAAQTATKAVSAGAILGFFALLLGAVAAWFGGSYGTKKALLLAETTTRRTI
- a CDS encoding recombinase family protein; translation: MAVYGYARVSTIDQDLAIQEAALKEAGCTVIRAEKKSGSTKQDRKELNTLLEFMRDGDSLVVTRVDRLARSVGDLQDIVRLLKQKGVTLKATEQPIDTSSAAGKAFLDMLGVFAEFETNLRRERQMEGIAAAKHRGVYKGRKPHVDVAEICRLRSEGIGPTDIAKRLSIGRASVYRALREVASS
- a CDS encoding YsnF/AvaK domain-containing protein — protein: MIDSETTSSYGASSSNTVTAFFENRSDADAAVERLVKDGIARDGIRVVAGKESTTSTEVASEHKGFWEKLEDFFFPDEDRAVYSEGLRRGGYLVTVSNVTAASYDKVIDILDDEGSIDLDQRAESWRSEGWNQQETVSSYGASANRASATGTAALDAGREEVIPVVEEKLRVAKRDLNHGRVRVRSYVVENPVSEQVSLRDENVSIERRTVDRPVTETENAFVDRTIEAEEHHEEAIVSKDARVVEEIALRKTAEQREETISDSVRRTEVEVEDERSDRIVRKD
- a CDS encoding L,D-transpeptidase family protein gives rise to the protein MLDLSPMNPLHPPGGESLPNLSVASMQNAFRHFSLTAALTLCSPAFAAPIDAQTVNTTAIASLPIEAPAEKQTEPNPAIVHLQVLLDRAGSSPGVIDGYLGDNLTKAIAGFEMLQGLPVDGKLDPDVLGRLTDDAPAIQAYAITQEDGEDIVESIPKDYAEQAIMEHLGYTSIAEKLAERFHMHIALIKALDPTAAFKPGETIAVAIPGAARTGSVKRIEVHRTLAQVFAFAEDSSLLAVYPATIGSEDSPSPTGTHKVKGVSRMPTYTYNPKINFQQGNNKKILELPSGPNGPVGTVWIDLTEPTYGIHGTPVPELIGKVGSHGCVRLANWDVEELAGMVKPGVMVEFVE
- the istA gene encoding IS21 family transposase; this encodes MELYLKVRLACSEGMSRRQAAKHFNISRDSVSKMLSYSTPPGYQRQSPIRRPKLDAFVSTIDHWLDEDRQVPRKQRHTAKRVFDRLRDECGFTGGYTIIKDYMRERDQRRQEVFVPLSHPPGHAQADFGEAMVVIGGVEQKAHFFVLDLPHSDGCYVRAYPAAVAEAWVDGHVHAFAFFGAVPQSIVYDNDRCLVAKILPDGTRKRATLFSGFLSHYLIRDRYGRPGKGNDKGNVEGLVGYARRNFMVPIPQFATWEAFNTFLEEQCRKRQRDRLRGESETIGERLRRDLAAMRALPASPFDACDQASAKVTAQSLVRYKTNDYSVPVAYGHQDVWVRGYVNEVVIGGRGEIIARHPRCWEREDVVFDPVHYLPLIEQKINSLDQAAPLQGWDLPQEFATLRRLMEGRMAKHGRREYVQVLRLLESFELADLHAAVKQAIQLGAIGFDAVKHLILCRVERRPPRLDLSIYPYLPRATVETTSAKAYMRLLSSDAGEVA
- the istB gene encoding IS21-like element helper ATPase IstB produces the protein MNTQAPEILLTHYLKTLKLPSFQREYQKLARLCATEGVDHVGYLTRLAEREMIERDRRKVERRIKAARFPVVKSLDSFDFAAIPKLNRMQVLELARCEWIERRENVIALGPSGTGKTHVALGLGLAACQKGLSVGFTTAAALVSEMMEARDERRLIRFQKQMAAYQLLIIDELGFVPLSKTGAELLFELISQRYERGATLITSNLPFDEWTETLGSERLTGALLDRITHHVSILEMNGDSYRLAQSRARKAG
- a CDS encoding YsnF/AvaK domain-containing protein — protein: MFWPDGIVAVAFLCAIAVVYALKGFGPPTTPFTFEILLTGRNKVGLRSFNAGHKRSGTRMAEPDKKLSLIEEQLVIDKRAVSDGRVRVSTKTEFVTEAAEARLDSENVEVTRVAIGREVSEAPGVRTDGDVTIVPVMEEVLVVEKRLMLVEEIHIRRVATTEDVSIPVELRKQRASIERDEP
- a CDS encoding multicopper oxidase domain-containing protein, whose amino-acid sequence is MFRRQFLKTLAVSAAAISPLAQKSWALTSTGLQSPIELAVTKRSIEVNGRSASVFGLVQGSGRSGLVLDAEDGFNVILSNTTDEATLIHWHGLTPPWELDGVPDNPAALLTAGEKRHYQFDLAGGGTHWMHAHTLQEQSLLAAPLIVRTAEDRARDEQDVVILLHDFSFKSPEELLAELQQGSAMGGGHGGGSMPMDHGSMMSNMAQMHGGGMPMGGMAMGGMGMGGMGMMDLNDIEYDAYLANDRTLDDPEIVQVEKGGRVRLRIINGATATAFTIDTGTVVGSLAAVDGMAIEPVTGTRFPISMGQRLDIVLQLPLGTASLPILALREGSEEQTGVILATADATISKVATKASSAGPVLDLSLEAILKATSPLDERPATKTYPLILSGSMTGYSWGISGDAMAVNPDDRVRLVNGGVKSCHAAAQKSATCGARMRPPGGLRPERGSHARVAIFEGRQPAFRARLWARR